A region from the Lolium perenne isolate Kyuss_39 chromosome 4, Kyuss_2.0, whole genome shotgun sequence genome encodes:
- the LOC127293065 gene encoding uncharacterized protein — protein sequence MVLHATLSRDAGSHSDLPQDGQEEAGPPRPRRPTAFYSSVFAQIEEVGWGRLASAAGDDGVSCLAFRVVDEHGRQHLLEITLPMNYPACPPSIAADVPYLPKLQWSKSSRLKDVVGQFQEHLKVLQDYWSTMDDIDMALWVVDPTKPAYAMSHRRIALGDDCYILLNVDAQKPSSLPECRFLGTDGKLERLIKNWRKYRNRWSADKKFHENLATVLDFALPQPPSINIKDDQQADCGICYATHLPTDDELGTQSGCATDYTCENSSCSRAFHSVCLRDWLRAITTTRQSFDVLFGNCPYCSEAVAVKITDR from the exons ATGGTGCTGCACGCCACTCTCTCACGCGACGCCGGGAGCCACTCAGATCTTCCGCAGGACGGCCAGGAGGAAGCCGGGCCGCCGCGCCCGCGGAGGCCGACCGCGTTCTACAGCTCCGTGTTCGCGCAG ATTGAAGAAGTTGGGTGGGGGCGGCTGGCGAGCGCCGCGGGCGACGACGGCGTGTCCTGCCTTGCCTTCCGCGTCGT GGATGAACATGGACGGCAACATTTACTGGAGATCACACTGCCCATGAACTACCCAGCATGTCCTCCTTCAATCGCAGCG GATGTTCCTTATCTCCCTAAATTACAGTGGTCAAAAAGCTCGAGACTCAAGGATGTTGTCGGTCAGTTCCAAGAG CACCTGAAGGTATTGCAAGATTACTGGTCTACAATGGATGACATCGATATGGCCCTTTGGGTTGTTGATCCGACAAAGCCAGCATATGCTATGTCTCATCGTCGTATAGCTTTGGGTGATGATTGCTATATTTTACTAAATGTTGATGCGCAGAAGCCCAGCTCCTTACCAGA GTGCCGCTTCCTGGGCACAGATGGGAAACTGGAGAGGCTGATAAAGAATTGGAGAAAATATCGCAATAGATG GAGTGCAGACAAAAAGTTCCATGAAAACCTGGCAACCGTCTTAGATTTCGCACTGCCGCAACCCCCTTCTATCAACATCAAAGATGATCAGCAAGCTGATTGTGGAATATGTTATGCCACACATCTGCCAACTG ATGATGAACTTGGGACTCAAAGTGGATGTGCGACGGACTACACATGTGAAAACTCCAGCTGTAGCAGAGCTTTCCATTCTGTATGTTTGAGAGATTGGTTGCGAGCAATTACTACGACGAGGCA GTCATTCGATGTTCTGTTCGGGAACTGCCCTTATTGCAGTGAGGCTGTTGCTGTGAAGATAACTGACCGCTAA